TGCAGCAGGATGTTCTGCTTCATGTCGCCCTTGTTGATGATGTCGTCTAGCTTGATCTTGATCTCGCGCTGCTTGCCTTTCTCGGTGCGCACGACCTTGGCGCGATTGCCGGCGGCGAACGGCGCGAGCCCGCCGACCGCGAGCACGGCATCGAGCGCGGTGATTCCCTGGCGGAACGGCAGCGCCGACGGCTTCGCGACCTGCCCGATGATCTTCACCTGGCTGTACGTGCTGACCGGCTGGCTCACGATCACATTGACCTGCGGCGAACGCACGTACTCGGACAACACCTTTTCCATCTCGCGCGCGAGTTGCGAGGGCGTCTTGCCCACGGCGACGATGTCTTCGACCAGCGGCGTGGAGACTTTGCCGTCGGGACGGACCGGCACCGACACCGACAATTCGGGCTGGCGCCAGACGAAAATCTGCAGCGTATCGCCCGGTCCGATGATGTAGGTCGAGTCAGCCTGGCCGGCCTCGGGAACGGCCGGCATGGGAGCGGCCTTCGCGTCTGCCGGCGCCGAGGCCTGCTCCGGCGACGGGAGCGCGTCGGCGAGCGCCACGGGCGCCGTGGTCACGACGAGGACCAATGCGATTCTGGCGAGCAGGTTCGTGTAAAAATTCATGGACTTATTGAGCACTGGCAGGCTCGGACCCGGGCGGCTTTTATGACGGGACGAAGGGTAACAGAGCGGGTCCTTCCGGGCCGTCGCTGCGACTGTGACTTGCTTCGCATTCGCTCAAGTTGGTTCAGGGTATGGCGGCCTGTAAAAATCTCCGACAGAGCCGGATTGTTACTTGGTAGAGAGTTCCTGCAGCAGGCGCCGCGCATCCGCTTGCGTAGTGGATGCCTCGGTCCCCTCAACCAGTGTCTTGAGCAGGCGTCGCGCTTCATCCTTGTTACCGCTACGCGCCAGAGCCGCGGCGTAGTGATACTTCACGTCCGGGTCGCCGTTGACCTGCGCATCCTTCAGGATCTTGAGCCCGTCGCTGACCTTGCCGCGCTCGGTGAGGATCCAGCCATACGTGTCCATGATCGAAGGATTCGTCGGGTTCATCCGGTAAGCCTTGGCCGCGGTCGCTTCGGCGCGCGCGTCGTTCGACTCGTAATACAGCCATGCCAGGTTGTTGAGAATCACGGCGTTGGGCGTCGCGTTGTCGACCAGGAATTCGTATTTGGCCTGTGCGCGGCCCACCTGCCCGCCTTGCATGTACGCCTCGGCAAGCACCGCCTGGACCGGAAAGTCGTCGGGCTTCTTCGCCACCCAGCTCTCGAGCGGTGCTGCTGCGTCGCGCAAATTGCCGCTGCGGCGCGCGTTGTAGGCACGCACGCTGATCGCGGCACTCGGCCGCATGGCGAGAGCGGCATCGAACGCACGGCTGGCCGCCTCGTAGTCGTGATTGGCGGAATAAAAATCGCCTTCGAGCGCGAGCAGTGCAGGATCGTGTGGATGCGCCTTGCGCATCTCGGCGATCCGCTGGGCGCCGGCCGCGGGTTTACCGTCGCGCACGTCCAGCATCGCCAGCGCCGCTACTGCCATGATCGAATCCGGACTCACGGCGCGCGCCTTTTCCAGCGACTCACGCGCCAGCGCGCGCCGGTCGAGCGCCAGCAATGCGCGCGCATGGTTCATCCAGTACTGCGGGTTTTTTCCGTCGATGTCGATGGCGCGTT
This sequence is a window from Pseudomonadota bacterium. Protein-coding genes within it:
- a CDS encoding XrtA/PEP-CTERM system exopolysaccharide export protein; its protein translation is MNFYTNLLARIALVLVVTTAPVALADALPSPEQASAPADAKAAPMPAVPEAGQADSTYIIGPGDTLQIFVWRQPELSVSVPVRPDGKVSTPLVEDIVAVGKTPSQLAREMEKVLSEYVRSPQVNVIVSQPVSTYSQVKIIGQVAKPSALPFRQGITALDAVLAVGGLAPFAAGNRAKVVRTEKGKQREIKIKLDDIINKGDMKQNILLQPGDVLVVPESRF